A window of the Hordeum vulgare subsp. vulgare chromosome 5H, MorexV3_pseudomolecules_assembly, whole genome shotgun sequence genome harbors these coding sequences:
- the LOC123399339 gene encoding uncharacterized protein LOC123399339 isoform X1, which produces MPIQAQSADGRKWIYGPHSSLNTEIPSFDLGVDKDEAVQVSSREMTALDTRQQDKHTEQYTKQGGPSKFKIDFTGFRSIDLMDDFSKAVLPHVFAGASSVPSANTTPGSTDGRDGLQGSGLEIVCTPAHEVVQPNKAAGTTHVSLNREIAAQELDIREEMEQATINLNVTQTQDGLSTQPQRKRTVKPGRAARSPFVLGYDPPVRAPANVKKVFRMFMKEPADARKYNWVISTQPKYLELTADRIRMNLSEGGVIENDLMTVAVRRYQQKDFIFALDKDEGCWRHWLEPDFMNHVSRGDVIVRYVRDMLIGEHINYDVHRCTEFILRVKFNFTWSTYIWDFPKKRIIVLDPTINNGDESDKLIQNRHHKVADNLHVALQSCIQQFFQGWAPDMARWNTVFPKGLNVGLCNGPDSGVYALHYGRNWMGSKFKRVLNPVRKQLTCNVFN; this is translated from the exons ATGCCAATTCAGGCTCAATCAGCAGATGGTAGGAAGTGGATTTATGGACCTCATTCGTCGCTGAACACAGAGATCCCCTCATTTGACCTTGGCGTAGACAAAGATGAAGCAGTCCAGGTATCAAGCAGGGAAATGACAGCCTTGGATACAAGACAGCAAGATAAACACACTGAGCAGTACACAAAACAGGGCGGTCCAAGCAAATTTAAGATAGATTTCACAGGCTTCAGGAGCATAGACCTGATGGATGATTTCAGCAAAGCGGTCTTGCCACATG TGTTTGCAGGTGCGAGTTCCGTGCCATCAGCTAACACAACACCGGGGTCAACAGATGGAAGAGATGGCCTGCAAG GGTCAGGACTTGAGATAGTATGCACTCCTGCACACGAGGTTGTTCAACCGAACAAGGCGGCAGGAACAACACATGTCAGCCTGAACAGGGAGATAGCCGCCCAAGAGCTAGACATACGTGAGGAGATGGAGCAGGCAACAATCAATCTAAACGTTACACAAACACAAGATGGGCTTAGTACACAACCACAGAGAAAAAGGACCGTTAAGCCAGGGAGGGCTGCACGATCCCCTTTCGTCCTAGGGTATGATCCTCCTGTAAGAGCACCAGCTAATGTTAAAAAGGTCTTTAGGATGTTTATGAAAGAGCCTGCAGATGCAAGGAAATA CAATTGGGTTATCAGCACGCAGCCAAAATACCTGGAGCTCACGGCTGATCGTATCAGGATGAACCTGTCCGAAGGAGGTGTAATAGAGAATGATTTGATGACAGTAGCAGTTAGAAGATACCAGCAAAAGGACTTTATCTTTGCATTGGATAAAGATGAAGGTTGCTGGCGACATTGGCTAGAGCCAGACTTTATG AACCATGTGAGTAGAGGAGACGTGATCGTGAGGTACGTCCGGGATATGTTAATCGGGGAACATATTAATTATGACGTGCACAGATGCACAGAG TTCATACTGCGTGTGAAGTTCAACTTCACATGGTCGACATACATATGGGATTTTCCAAAAAAGAGGATAATTGTCCTTGACCCAACCATTAACAATGGGGACGAGTCTGACAAATTAATCCAGAACAGGCACCATAAGGTTGCAGATAACCTTCATGTTGCATTGCAAAGCTGCATTCAGCAATTCTTTCAAGGTTGGGCTCCAGACATGGCAAGATGGAATACAGTTTTCCCGAAAGGGCTCAATGTTGGCCTATGCAACGG GCCAGACAGTGGGGTATATGCGCTACACTACGGACGCAACTGGATGGGAAGTAAATTCAAGAGGGTCTTAAACCCGGTTCGTAAGCAGCTGACTTGTAACGTTTTCAATTAA
- the LOC123399339 gene encoding uncharacterized protein LOC123399339 isoform X3, with protein sequence MPIQAQSADGRKWIYGPHSSLNTEIPSFDLGVDKDEAVQVSSREMTALDTRQQDKHTEQYTKQGGPSKFKIDFTGFRSIDLMDDFSKAVLPHVFAGASSVPSANTTPGSTDGRDGLQGSGLEIVCTPAHEVVQPNKAAGTTHVSLNREIAAQELDIREEMEQATINLNVTQTQDGLSTQPQRKRTVKPGRAARSPFVLGNWVISTQPKYLELTADRIRMNLSEGGVIENDLMTVAVRRYQQKDFIFALDKDEGCWRHWLEPDFMNHVSRGDVIVRYVRDMLIGEHINYDVHRCTEFILRVKFNFTWSTYIWDFPKKRIIVLDPTINNGDESDKLIQNRHHKVADNLHVALQSCIQQFFQGWAPDMARWNTVFPKGLNVGLCNGPDSGVYALHYGRNWMGSKFKRVLNPVRKQLTCNVFN encoded by the exons ATGCCAATTCAGGCTCAATCAGCAGATGGTAGGAAGTGGATTTATGGACCTCATTCGTCGCTGAACACAGAGATCCCCTCATTTGACCTTGGCGTAGACAAAGATGAAGCAGTCCAGGTATCAAGCAGGGAAATGACAGCCTTGGATACAAGACAGCAAGATAAACACACTGAGCAGTACACAAAACAGGGCGGTCCAAGCAAATTTAAGATAGATTTCACAGGCTTCAGGAGCATAGACCTGATGGATGATTTCAGCAAAGCGGTCTTGCCACATG TGTTTGCAGGTGCGAGTTCCGTGCCATCAGCTAACACAACACCGGGGTCAACAGATGGAAGAGATGGCCTGCAAG GGTCAGGACTTGAGATAGTATGCACTCCTGCACACGAGGTTGTTCAACCGAACAAGGCGGCAGGAACAACACATGTCAGCCTGAACAGGGAGATAGCCGCCCAAGAGCTAGACATACGTGAGGAGATGGAGCAGGCAACAATCAATCTAAACGTTACACAAACACAAGATGGGCTTAGTACACAACCACAGAGAAAAAGGACCGTTAAGCCAGGGAGGGCTGCACGATCCCCTTTCGTCCTAGG CAATTGGGTTATCAGCACGCAGCCAAAATACCTGGAGCTCACGGCTGATCGTATCAGGATGAACCTGTCCGAAGGAGGTGTAATAGAGAATGATTTGATGACAGTAGCAGTTAGAAGATACCAGCAAAAGGACTTTATCTTTGCATTGGATAAAGATGAAGGTTGCTGGCGACATTGGCTAGAGCCAGACTTTATG AACCATGTGAGTAGAGGAGACGTGATCGTGAGGTACGTCCGGGATATGTTAATCGGGGAACATATTAATTATGACGTGCACAGATGCACAGAG TTCATACTGCGTGTGAAGTTCAACTTCACATGGTCGACATACATATGGGATTTTCCAAAAAAGAGGATAATTGTCCTTGACCCAACCATTAACAATGGGGACGAGTCTGACAAATTAATCCAGAACAGGCACCATAAGGTTGCAGATAACCTTCATGTTGCATTGCAAAGCTGCATTCAGCAATTCTTTCAAGGTTGGGCTCCAGACATGGCAAGATGGAATACAGTTTTCCCGAAAGGGCTCAATGTTGGCCTATGCAACGG GCCAGACAGTGGGGTATATGCGCTACACTACGGACGCAACTGGATGGGAAGTAAATTCAAGAGGGTCTTAAACCCGGTTCGTAAGCAGCTGACTTGTAACGTTTTCAATTAA
- the LOC123399339 gene encoding uncharacterized protein LOC123399339 isoform X2 codes for MPIQAQSADGRKWIYGPHSSLNTEIPSFDLGVDKDEAVQVSSREMTALDTRQQDKHTEQYTKQGGPSKFKIDFTGFRSIDLMDDFSKAVLPHGASSVPSANTTPGSTDGRDGLQGSGLEIVCTPAHEVVQPNKAAGTTHVSLNREIAAQELDIREEMEQATINLNVTQTQDGLSTQPQRKRTVKPGRAARSPFVLGYDPPVRAPANVKKVFRMFMKEPADARKYNWVISTQPKYLELTADRIRMNLSEGGVIENDLMTVAVRRYQQKDFIFALDKDEGCWRHWLEPDFMNHVSRGDVIVRYVRDMLIGEHINYDVHRCTEFILRVKFNFTWSTYIWDFPKKRIIVLDPTINNGDESDKLIQNRHHKVADNLHVALQSCIQQFFQGWAPDMARWNTVFPKGLNVGLCNGPDSGVYALHYGRNWMGSKFKRVLNPVRKQLTCNVFN; via the exons ATGCCAATTCAGGCTCAATCAGCAGATGGTAGGAAGTGGATTTATGGACCTCATTCGTCGCTGAACACAGAGATCCCCTCATTTGACCTTGGCGTAGACAAAGATGAAGCAGTCCAGGTATCAAGCAGGGAAATGACAGCCTTGGATACAAGACAGCAAGATAAACACACTGAGCAGTACACAAAACAGGGCGGTCCAAGCAAATTTAAGATAGATTTCACAGGCTTCAGGAGCATAGACCTGATGGATGATTTCAGCAAAGCGGTCTTGCCACATG GTGCGAGTTCCGTGCCATCAGCTAACACAACACCGGGGTCAACAGATGGAAGAGATGGCCTGCAAG GGTCAGGACTTGAGATAGTATGCACTCCTGCACACGAGGTTGTTCAACCGAACAAGGCGGCAGGAACAACACATGTCAGCCTGAACAGGGAGATAGCCGCCCAAGAGCTAGACATACGTGAGGAGATGGAGCAGGCAACAATCAATCTAAACGTTACACAAACACAAGATGGGCTTAGTACACAACCACAGAGAAAAAGGACCGTTAAGCCAGGGAGGGCTGCACGATCCCCTTTCGTCCTAGGGTATGATCCTCCTGTAAGAGCACCAGCTAATGTTAAAAAGGTCTTTAGGATGTTTATGAAAGAGCCTGCAGATGCAAGGAAATA CAATTGGGTTATCAGCACGCAGCCAAAATACCTGGAGCTCACGGCTGATCGTATCAGGATGAACCTGTCCGAAGGAGGTGTAATAGAGAATGATTTGATGACAGTAGCAGTTAGAAGATACCAGCAAAAGGACTTTATCTTTGCATTGGATAAAGATGAAGGTTGCTGGCGACATTGGCTAGAGCCAGACTTTATG AACCATGTGAGTAGAGGAGACGTGATCGTGAGGTACGTCCGGGATATGTTAATCGGGGAACATATTAATTATGACGTGCACAGATGCACAGAG TTCATACTGCGTGTGAAGTTCAACTTCACATGGTCGACATACATATGGGATTTTCCAAAAAAGAGGATAATTGTCCTTGACCCAACCATTAACAATGGGGACGAGTCTGACAAATTAATCCAGAACAGGCACCATAAGGTTGCAGATAACCTTCATGTTGCATTGCAAAGCTGCATTCAGCAATTCTTTCAAGGTTGGGCTCCAGACATGGCAAGATGGAATACAGTTTTCCCGAAAGGGCTCAATGTTGGCCTATGCAACGG GCCAGACAGTGGGGTATATGCGCTACACTACGGACGCAACTGGATGGGAAGTAAATTCAAGAGGGTCTTAAACCCGGTTCGTAAGCAGCTGACTTGTAACGTTTTCAATTAA